A genome region from Mesorhizobium sp. B2-1-8 includes the following:
- a CDS encoding ABC transporter ATP-binding protein, which produces MKSGDLQVTEAISLVNVAKTYRRGGETVEVLHNLNLSIPEGEFVAIMGPSGSGKSTLLNIIAGIDRANSGAVTVAGHRIDQMSGSELTRWRSAYIGFIFQFYNLMPALSAEANVELPLLLLPLAKLERRARVAAALEIVGLSERARHKPSELSGGQQQRVAIARALVSDPPILVCDEPTGDLDRDTATEVLELLRALTFRRGKTIIMVTHDQRAADTATRQLHVDKGQLAKTELAL; this is translated from the coding sequence ATGAAATCAGGAGATTTACAAGTGACTGAAGCAATATCACTGGTCAATGTCGCTAAGACATACCGACGCGGCGGGGAAACTGTTGAGGTTCTCCACAACCTCAACCTGTCCATTCCGGAAGGCGAGTTCGTTGCCATCATGGGGCCATCTGGGTCGGGCAAATCGACGCTGTTGAACATCATCGCCGGAATAGACCGCGCGAACTCTGGCGCCGTGACGGTGGCAGGGCACAGAATTGACCAAATGTCGGGGAGCGAGCTGACCCGTTGGCGGTCCGCCTATATCGGGTTCATTTTCCAGTTCTACAACCTCATGCCGGCCCTGAGTGCGGAGGCCAATGTGGAGCTGCCGCTGCTGCTTCTGCCGCTCGCGAAACTAGAGCGCCGCGCAAGGGTCGCTGCAGCCCTTGAGATTGTCGGCTTGTCCGAGCGCGCCCGCCACAAGCCGTCGGAGCTCTCCGGTGGTCAACAGCAGCGCGTGGCGATCGCCCGCGCGCTGGTTTCCGATCCTCCGATCCTGGTCTGCGACGAGCCGACGGGTGACCTCGACCGCGACACCGCCACCGAGGTGCTCGAACTTCTGCGCGCGCTCACTTTTCGTCGCGGCAAGACCATCATCATGGTCACGCACGACCAGCGGGCAGCGGATACGGCAACGCGCCAGCTGCATGTCGACAAGGGCCAGCTGGCCAAGACGGAGTTGGCCCTATGA
- a CDS encoding efflux RND transporter periplasmic adaptor subunit has product MSLNAYPDWQIPGHVIAVVPTADRTKATVRVRVGFNVKDLRILPEMGAKVAFLAEAKSQPEEAPPSGLAVPPEAILSSGGENILFVVRDNHVERRTVKLGPQAAGNQIVQSGVTAGENVAVSNLDKLSNGLEVKTEQ; this is encoded by the coding sequence ATCAGTCTTAACGCTTATCCGGACTGGCAGATCCCGGGACACGTGATCGCGGTCGTGCCGACGGCCGACCGCACCAAGGCGACGGTGCGGGTCCGCGTCGGATTCAACGTCAAAGATCTGCGGATCCTGCCGGAAATGGGCGCCAAGGTGGCCTTCCTCGCCGAGGCGAAGTCTCAACCCGAGGAGGCACCGCCGTCTGGCCTGGCGGTCCCGCCAGAAGCCATCCTGTCCAGCGGCGGTGAGAATATCCTCTTTGTGGTGCGCGACAATCATGTCGAGCGGCGGACCGTCAAGCTCGGGCCGCAGGCGGCAGGCAACCAGATCGTGCAGTCCGGGGTGACGGCCGGCGAAAATGTCGCCGTGAGCAATCTCGACAAGTTGTCGAATGGACTCGAAGTCAAAACCGAGCAATGA
- a CDS encoding efflux RND transporter periplasmic adaptor subunit yields the protein MTNDKMNLLDTLRIDRAAPTPPTPPRQPVRWSIIALGAATLAVAAAGGWSILLGKEMPGVSTLLQQTPSVRVATAQLVAQQNGAAEGTALLNATGYVVARRAATVGPKVAGRLRDVLVDEGMHVEAGQVIAHLDDSNAIADLNQAKATLDQATVAATDGRPAFERSRALVAKGLTSQEAFETAEATYNHTTTAVAVAQAAVAIAQQNLDDTVISALFSGVVTVKAAQAGEIISPMSAGSGFTRTGVATIVDMDRWRSRSTSTRTSSIVFVRTRAAKSVLTLIRTGRSRDT from the coding sequence ATGACCAACGACAAAATGAATCTTCTCGACACCCTGCGCATCGATCGCGCGGCGCCGACACCGCCAACACCCCCGCGTCAGCCTGTCCGCTGGAGCATCATCGCTCTGGGGGCGGCCACTTTGGCGGTTGCGGCGGCTGGGGGATGGTCAATCCTTCTTGGCAAGGAAATGCCTGGCGTCTCGACTTTGCTTCAGCAGACACCTTCTGTCCGTGTCGCGACCGCTCAGCTGGTCGCCCAACAGAACGGTGCGGCCGAAGGGACCGCCCTCCTCAACGCCACCGGCTACGTGGTTGCCCGCCGGGCGGCAACGGTCGGACCGAAGGTCGCCGGCAGGTTACGGGACGTGCTCGTGGATGAAGGCATGCATGTCGAAGCCGGACAAGTGATCGCTCACCTCGACGATTCCAACGCCATTGCCGATCTTAACCAGGCAAAGGCGACACTCGATCAGGCCACTGTTGCGGCCACTGACGGGCGACCGGCGTTCGAGCGTAGCAGGGCCCTGGTTGCGAAAGGACTGACCAGCCAAGAGGCGTTCGAAACCGCCGAGGCAACCTACAATCACACCACAACGGCAGTAGCGGTGGCGCAGGCGGCAGTAGCTATTGCCCAGCAGAACCTCGACGATACCGTAATCAGCGCGCTGTTCTCAGGCGTCGTGACCGTCAAGGCCGCGCAGGCCGGCGAGATCATCTCGCCGATGTCGGCAGGCTCCGGCTTCACGCGTACTGGCGTCGCCACCATCGTCGACATGGATCGCTGGAGGTCGAGGTCGACGTCAACGAGAACTTCATCAATCGTGTTCGTCCGAACCAGGGCTGCAAAATCAGTCTTAACGCTTATCCGGACTGGCAGATCCCGGGACACGTGA
- a CDS encoding ABC transporter permease, with the protein MKYLPLVWAALMRKKLRTLFTLLSIIVAFLLFGMLQGVNATFSRGVEGAHLDRLIVQGKVNMTDQLPLAYRERIAAVPGVTDITVASWFGGYYQDTKNSIFSFPVDTATYFGLFPEIVLPKAQLEALQKTRTGAVIGRKLAETYNWKVGDTIPIKSTIWTKQDGTSDWEFQVVGIFENPQDSSQEQRLFFNNDYFDEARGFDKGLIGWYSVHIDNPVHAGAISKAIDDLFANSDHETKTVTEKEFTQSFLKQLGDINFIVSAIIGAVFFALLFLTGNTMMQSVRERIPEFAILKTIGFPNFTVLALVVAEGLVLSIIAAALGLAGSAAAFPLLEGVVGVAHLPAGVVALGLFYAVLLALVTTLLPGLRVARLNLVDALGGR; encoded by the coding sequence ATGAAGTATCTTCCCCTCGTCTGGGCAGCCCTGATGCGCAAGAAGTTGCGCACTCTGTTCACGTTGCTCTCAATCATTGTCGCTTTCCTGCTCTTCGGCATGCTTCAGGGCGTCAATGCAACTTTCAGCCGCGGTGTGGAGGGAGCGCACCTCGATCGGCTGATCGTCCAGGGCAAGGTCAACATGACCGATCAGCTGCCGCTCGCTTACCGCGAACGTATCGCGGCTGTGCCGGGCGTCACTGACATCACCGTCGCGAGCTGGTTTGGCGGCTACTACCAGGACACCAAGAACAGCATTTTCTCGTTCCCGGTCGACACCGCTACCTACTTTGGCCTTTTTCCTGAGATCGTCCTGCCGAAAGCTCAGCTCGAGGCGCTGCAAAAGACGCGCACCGGGGCAGTCATCGGCCGCAAGCTGGCGGAGACCTACAATTGGAAGGTCGGCGACACGATCCCCATCAAGTCGACGATATGGACCAAGCAGGACGGCACGTCCGACTGGGAATTCCAGGTCGTTGGAATCTTCGAAAACCCGCAGGATTCCTCACAGGAACAGAGGCTGTTTTTCAACAACGACTATTTCGACGAGGCGCGAGGATTTGATAAGGGGCTGATCGGCTGGTACAGCGTGCACATCGACAATCCCGTCCATGCCGGCGCGATTTCCAAGGCGATCGATGACCTATTCGCCAACTCCGACCACGAGACGAAGACCGTCACGGAAAAGGAGTTCACCCAATCGTTCCTGAAGCAACTCGGCGACATCAACTTCATCGTTAGCGCCATTATCGGGGCGGTCTTCTTCGCCCTCCTGTTTCTGACCGGCAACACGATGATGCAATCGGTGAGGGAGCGAATCCCGGAATTCGCGATCTTGAAGACTATCGGTTTCCCGAACTTTACGGTCCTCGCCCTGGTCGTGGCCGAAGGCCTAGTTCTCTCCATCATCGCTGCCGCCTTGGGGCTTGCAGGTTCAGCGGCGGCATTTCCGCTTTTGGAAGGCGTAGTGGGCGTTGCGCACTTGCCGGCCGGCGTCGTGGCGCTTGGGCTGTTTTATGCCGTCCTTCTGGCCTTGGTAACCACCTTGCTGCCCGGCCTGCGGGTCGCGCGGCTCAATCTCGTTGATGCCTTGGGAGGACGCTGA